The proteins below come from a single Esox lucius isolate fEsoLuc1 chromosome 7, fEsoLuc1.pri, whole genome shotgun sequence genomic window:
- the LOC117592730 gene encoding protocadherin beta-16-like: MSWICFHGSSGSAIRKWQFGLIFSVFFSIYVEGQVRYSIPEEMTTGSFVGNIVQDLGMEVKRLKSGRARVFTEDSREYIGLNADKGTLVVKERIDREELCGQVTPCSLHFQIILENPFELHRIDVEILDINDNTPVFPNKEIRIEISEGSLVGARFPLENAMDPDVGMNSIQTYSLLPSDHFTLKQHSHAEGTTYLEMVLQATLDRETNEQHTLMLTAVDGGTPRKSGTVKIYIQVLDANDNAPIFNTGLYKYSLSEDSPKGTVILSVSATDADKGTNGEVMYSFSHATDGTSDMFTIDPLSGEIKLNGRLDFENNKQHILSVQAMDRGRLKDSSKVLIDVLDVNDNAPIISLMGFSNPIPEDASPDTVIAMLNIKDLDSGRNGQIKYSINPDLPFRIKSSSSNIYSLVTDQMLDREIMSEYNITITATDDGSPQRSTNKTLTLRISDVNDNAPLFEKNSYTAYLMENNSPGVSIFSLTASDKDTGNNARISYLIDDSHKNGLSVSSYVSVNSESGVIHAVRAFDFEQIKQFQFCIKAQDGGSPPLSSNVTLTVYIEDQNDNAPQVLYPVQTGGSLVAEMVPRSADVGYLVTKVVAVDVDSGQNAWLSYKLQKATDRALFEVGLQNGEIRTITYKVTDKDAVKQKLTVVVEDNGQPSRSATVNVNVAVADSFPEVLSEYPDFTHEKDYNDNLTFYLILALAVVSLLFIFSIIAIISVKIYRWKQNKLFYQSAANLPVIPYYPPVYPDGTLGTLQRVYNYEVCGTTDSRMSDVKFTRPDSQNSLVDVSRMGTLQTERREQDDVDVHEERSDTTPYPSQRSDTTPYPSQRSDTTPCPAQRSDTTPYPSQRSDTTPYPSQRSDTTTCPAQRSDTTTYPSQRSDTTPCLTQKSDTTRCPAQRSDTTPFPVQRPDTAPIPCPEA; the protein is encoded by the exons ATGTCCTGGATATGTTTTCATGGATCATCGGGATCCGCCATTCGGAAATGGCAATTTGGActtattttctctgtctttttttccatATATGTGGAAGGGCAAGTCCGTTATTCTATTCCGGAGGAGATGACAACCGGTTCGTTCGTTGGGAATATCGTTCAGGATTTAGGAATGGAAGTTAAAAGACTGAAATCTGGTCGAGCGCGTGTTTTTACCGAGGATAGCCGTGAGTATATCGGTCTGAATGCGGACAAAGGGACTCTGGTTGTGAAAGAGAGGATTGACAGAGAGGAGCTGTGTGGCCAAGTGACTCCATGTTCGTTACATTTCCAGATAATTCTTGAAAATCCCTTTGAACTTCACCGTATTGATGTAGAGATTTTGGATATTAACGACAATACGCCCGTATTTCCTAATAAAGAAATTCGAATAGAGATTAGTGAGGGGTCTCTTGTGGGAGCCAGATTTCCTCTAGAGAATGCTATGGACCCTGATGTAGGGATGAATTCAATTCAAACATATTCCCTTTTACCGAGCGACCACTTCACGCTGAAACAACATTCACACGCAGAAGGTACTACTTATTTAGAGATGGTACTGCAGGCGACGCTCGACAGAGAAACAAATGAGCAACATACTTTAATGTTAACTGCTGTGGATGGAGGTACTCCTCGGAAGTCAGGCacagtgaaaatatatatacaagtGTTGGATGCTAACGACAATGCACCCATATTCAACACTGGACTTTACAAATACTCATTATCTGAGGATTCCCCGAAAGGAACTGTGATTTTGTCTGTCAGCGCTACCGACGCAGATAAAGGGACTAATGGGGAGGTGATGTATTCATTTTCACATGCTACTGATGGCACTTCAGATATGTTTACCATTGATCCCCTTAGTGGAGAAATAAAACTGAACGGTAGATTGGATTTTGAGAATAATAAGCAACATATACTAAGTGTACAAGCAATGGATCGGGGGCGTCTTAAAGATTCAAGTAAAGTACTAATCGACGTTTTGGACGTCAATGATAACGCCCCTATTATATCATTAATGGGTTTTTCCAATCCTATACCCGAAGACGCGTCACCAGATACCGTCATAGCAATGCTAAACATAAAAGATTTAGACTCGGGTAGAAATGGCCAGATCAAATATTCAATAAACCCAGATTTACCTTTCCGCATTAAGTCCTCCTCATCCAACATCTACAGTTTGGTCACAGATCAGATGTTAGACCGTGAAATTATGTCTGAATACAACATCACCATAACAGCTACGGATGATGGGTCTCCTCAGCGTTCTACTAACAAGACACTGACATTAAGAATATCTGATGTCAATGATAATGCACCATTATTTGAGAAGAATTCATACACTGCTTATTTAATGGAGAACAACTCTCCGGGTGTATCCATATTTTCACTAACAGCCAGTGATAAAGACACCGGCAACAACGCACGCATTTCGTATTTAATAGATGATTCACATAAAAATGGACTTTCAGTATCATCATATGTCTCTGTAAATTCAGAAAGCGGTGTGATCCATGCAGTACGTGCTTTTGACTTTGAACAAATCAAACAATTCCAGTTTTGTATCAAAGCGCAAGATGGAGGCTCGCCTCCTCTGAGCAGCAATGTGACTTTAACTGTTTATATTGAAGACCAGAACGACAACGCTCCTCAGGTTCTCTACCCAGTACAGACTGGTGGATCTCTGGTGGCTGAAATGGTGCCTCGTTCAGCAGATGTGGGCTATCTTGTCACTAAAGTGGTGGCTGTTGATGTGGACTCTGGACAGAATGCCTGGCTCTCATATAAACTGCAAAAAGCCACAGACAGGGCGCTGTTTGAAGTGGGCTTACAGAATGGAGAAATAAGAACTATTACGTACAAAGTCACTGATAAAGATGCTGTGAAACAAAAGCTCACTGTTGTAGTGGAGGACAACGGGCAGCCCTCTCGATCAGCTACAGTAAATGTGAATGTCGCGGTAGCGGACAGCTTCCCTGAAGTCCTCTCAGAATATCCTGACTTTACACACGAGAAGGATTACAATGATAACCtgactttttatttaattctggCACTTGCTGTTGTTTcactgctttttattttttcgaTTATTGCAATCATTTCAGTTAAAATCTACCGTTGGAAACAGAATAAGTTATTCTATCAGTCTGCAGCAAATCTCCCCGTTATTCCATATTACCCTCCCGTCTACCCAGACGGAACTCTGGGAACCCTGCAGCGTGTGTACAACTATGAGGTGTGTGGAACCACTGACTCTAGGATGAGTGATGTGAAGTTCACAAGGCCTGATAGTCAGAACTCACTGGTGGATGTGAGTCGGATGGGGACACTGCAGACAGAAAGGAGAGAGCAGGACGATGTTGATGTCCATGAAGAG AGGTCTGACACCACCCCATATCCTTCCCAGAGGTCTGACACCACCCCATATCCTTCCCAGAGGTCTGACACCACCCCATGTCCTGCCCAGAGGTCTGACACCACCCCATATCCTTCCCAGAGGTCTGACACCACCCCATATCCTTCCCAGAGGTCTGACACCACCACATGTCCTGCCCAGAGATCTGACACCACCACATATCCTTCCCAGAGGTCTGACACCACCCCATGTCTTACCCAGAAGTCTGACACCACCAGATGTCCTGCCCAGAGGTCTGACACCACCCCATTCCCTGTCCAGAGGCCTGATACAGCCCCCATTCCCTGTCCAGAGGCCTGA
- the LOC105009176 gene encoding protocadherin gamma-A4-like: MEKMFKVNKLTGEITLTGQLDYERLKHYQLNVQVSDGGGLINNAHLIIDVIDVNDNTPTIALMSSSDTVAENAIPGTIIAVLKVHDSDSGNNGRVVCSINDDVPFKITSSSNNFYSLQTDALLDREKNPEYNITITATDQGTAPLSKNLTFMLKVTDVNDNMPIFEQTAYEAFLTENNSPGLSILSLWARDADWKQNARVSYVLEESSVNGFSVSLYVSVNSESGVIQAVRSFDYEQIKDFQFCVKAQDGGTPSLSSNVTVKIIIQDQNDNAPQILYPVQTSSSLVAEMVPRSADVGYLVTKVVAVDVDSGQNAWLSYKLQKATDRALFEVGLQNGEIRTVRQVTDKDAVKQKLTVVVEDNGQPSRSATVNVNVVVADSFPEVLSEYPDFTDNKDYNDNLTLYLVLALAVVSFLFISCVVVIISVKIYRWRTFRNFHASNLPVIPYYSPRYADAGGTGTLQHVYNYEVCMTTDSRKSDCTFPSPLNQSVLIMDASSSETLRRAQREKDFLDEPGSPEEHCHCWTATRTSPAASCKCAFIGNTLQNVFYIDRMVAHG; the protein is encoded by the exons ATGGAGAAGATGTTTAAGGTTAATAAATTAACAGGAGAAATTACACTAACTGGCCAATTAGACTATGAGAGGCTGAAACATTATCAGCTGAATGTCCAGGTTAGTGACGGGGGTGGACTTATTAACAACGCACATTTAATTATTGATGTTATAGATGTGAATGATAACACTCCAACGATAGCTTTGATGTCATCTTCTGACACCGTGGCAGAAAATGCAATTCCGGGAACAATTATAGCTGTATTAAAAGTGCACGATTCAGACTCAGGCAATAACGGCAGAGTGGTTTGTTCAATCAATGATGACGtcccatttaaaataacatcatcATCAAATAATTTCTATAGCCTGCAGACGGATGCTTTGTTAGATCgtgaaaaaaatccagaatataaTATCACTATCACTGCCACTGATCAGGGTACAGCTCCTCTATCTAAAAATTTGACTTTCATGCTGAAAGTGACAGATGTGAATGACAACATGCCCATCTTTGAGCAGACCGCATATGAGGCTTTTCTTACTGAAAATAATTCACCCGGGCTCTCCATTTTGTCTTTATGGGCAAGAGACGCAGACTGGAAACAGAATGCCCGTGTCTCTTATGTTTTAGAAGAATCGTCAGTTAATGGGTTTTCTGTGTCATTATATGTGTCCGTTAACTCTGAAAGTGGAGTGATTCAAGCTGTGCGCTCGTTCGACTATGAGCAGATCAAGGATTTCCAGTTCTGCGTAAAAGCGCAAGACGGTGGCACCCCTTCTCTGAGCAGTAATGTTACTGTGAAAATAATCATCCAAGATCAGAATGATAACGCTCCTCAGATTCTCTACCCAGTACAGACCAGTAGCTCTCTGGTGGCTGAAATGGTGCCTCGTTCAGCAGATGTGGGCTATCTTGTCACTAAAGTGGTGGCTGTTGATGTGGACTCTGGACAGAATGCCTGGCTCTCATATAAACTGCAGAAAGCGACAGACAGGGCGCTGTTTGAAGTGGGCTTACAGAATGGAGAAATAAGAACTGTACGTCAAGTCACTGATAAAGATGCTGTGAAACAAAAGCTCACTGTTGTAGTGGAGGACAACGGGCAGCCCTCTCGATCAGCTACAGTTAATGTGAACGTGGTGGTGGCGGACAGCTTCCCTGAAGTCCTCTCAGAATACCCTGACTTTACAGACAACAAGGATTACAATGATAACTTAACTTTGTATCTGGTGTTGGCCTTGGCTGTCGtgtcttttcttttcatctcGTGTGTGGTAGTTATTATATCAGTTAAGATCTACAGGTGGAGAACATTTCGCAACTTCCACGCCTCCAATCTCCCAGTTATTCCATATTATTCACCCCGGTATGCCGACGCCGGAGGAACAGGGACTCTGCAACACGTGTACAACTATGAGGTGTGCATGACGACTGATTCGAGGAAGAGTGACTGTACATTTCCCAGTCCTTTAAATCAGAGCGTTTTAATAATGGACGCGAGCTCCTCTGAGACTTTACGGCGtgcacaaagagagaaagacttCCTAGACGAACCAGGTTCTCCTGAAGAG CACTGCCATTGCTGGACAGCTACGCGGACCAGTCCTGCAGCATCTTGCAAATGCGCTTTCATAGGGAATACACTGCAAAACGTATTTTACATTGACCGAATGGTTGCACATGGGTAA
- the LOC117594744 gene encoding protocadherin gamma-A8-like, which produces MTDYYSVVTDVFLDRESISEYKITINASDEGTPTLYSNKTVTVRVTDVNDNPPAFHRSVYETFVTENNSPGVSIFAIRASDADSGQNARLSYYLEDREINGIPVSSLVSVHSENGVIHAVRSFDYEQLKEFRFNITARDGGSPPLSAAVTVHLSIHDQNDNPPQVLYPVQTSSSLLAEMVPRSADVGYLVTKVVAVDVDSGQNAWLSYKLQKATDKALFEVGLQNGEIRTVRQVTDKDAVKQKLTVVVEDNGQPSRSATVNVNVVVADSFPEVLSEYPDFTHDKDYNDDLTFYLVLALAVVSFLFISCVVVIISVKIYRWRQLRNFHHSNLPVIPYYPPRYADAGGTGTLQHVYNYEVCMTTDSRKSDSTFPRPFSQNVLIMDPSSTMTRNHATLQQSQNEKRVLDDPASHEQNARISYLLEDTIVAGSPVSTYISVNTETGVIYAVRSFDYEQIKHIQVSVKAQDGGSPPLSSNVTLNILIDDQNDNAPQVLYPVQTGGSLVAEMVPRSADVGYLVTKVVAVDVDSGQNAWLSYKLQKATDRALFEVGLQNGEIRTVRQVTDKDAVKQKLTVVVEDNGQPSRSTTVNVNAAVADSFPEVLSEYSDFTHEKDYNDNLTFYLVLALAVVSFLFISCVVVIISVKIYRWRQYRNFKHTNLPVIPYYPPRYADGGGTGTLQHVYNYEVCMTTDSRKSDCTLSRPFSQNVLIMDPSSTMTRDHASVQNSQNKIFLGDAESHEQNARISYLLEDTIVAGSPVSTYISVNTETGVIYAVRSFDYEQKKHIQVSVKAQDGGSPPLSSNVTLNILIDDQNDNAPQVLYPVQTGGSLVAEMVPRSADVGYLVTKVVAVDVDSGQNAWLSYKLQKVTDRALFEDLEMAGG; this is translated from the exons ATGACGGACTATTATAGCGTAGTAACTGATGTCTTTCTTGACCGAGAATCGATATCAGAATACAAGATCACCATAAATGCATCAGACGAAGGGACGCCGACTCTCTACAGTAATAAAACAGTGACAGTGAGAGTGACAGACGTCAATGACAACCCACCTGCCTTCCATCGCAGTGTCTATGAGACATTTGTAACCGAGAACAATTCGCCGGGTGTCTCCATTTTTGCTATCAGGGCGAGTGATGCTGACTCAGGCCAAAATGCGCGCTTGTCCTACTACCTGGAGGACAGGGAGATAAATGGGATTCCGGTCTCTTCATTAGTTTCGGTACATTCAGAGAATGGGGTTATTCATGCGGTTCGCTCATTTGATTATGAACAGCTTAAAGAGTTTCGTTTTAACATAACTGCGCGAGATGGAGGGTCCCCGCCCCTCAGTGCTGCGGTTACTGTGCACCTTTCAATCCACGACCAGAACGACAACCCTCCTCAGGTTCTCTACCCAGTACAGACCAGTAGTTCTCTACTAGCTGAAATGGTCCCTCGTTCAGCAGATGTGGGCTATCTTGTCACTAAAGTGGTAGCTGTTGATGTGGACTCTGGACAGAATGCCTGGCTCTCATATAAACTGCAGAAAGCGACAGACAAGGCGCTGTTTGAAGTGGGCTTACAGAATGGAGAAATAAGAACTGTACGTCAAGTCACTGATAAAGATGCTGTGAAACAAAAGCTCACTGTTGTAGTGGAGGACAACGGGCAGCCCTCTCGATCAGCTACAGTCAACGTGAACGTGGTGGTGGCGGACAGCTTCCCTGAAGTCCTCTCAGAATACCCTGACTTTACACACGACAAGGATTACAACGACGACCTGACTTTTTATCTGGTGTTGGCCTTGGCTGTCGTTTCTTTTCTCTTCATCTCGTGCGTGGTAGTTATTATATCAGTAAAGATCTACAGGTGGAGACAATTACGCAACTTCCACCACTCTAATCTCCCAGTTATTCCATATTATCCACCCCGGTATGCTGACGCAGGAGGAACAGGGACTCTGCAACACGTGTACAACTATGAGGTGTGCATGACGACTGATTCGAGGAAGAGTGATTCTACATTTCCCAGGCCTTTCAGTCAGAACGTTTTAATAATGGACCCGAGCTCTACTATGACCAGAAACCATGCGACATTGCAACAATCGCAGAACGAGAAACGTGTTCTAGACGACCCAGCTTCTCATGAACAG AACGCCCGAATCTCATACCTACTGGAGGACACGATAGTGGCTGGGTCACCCGTGTCCACCTATATATCAGTCAACACTGAGACCGGTGTGATTTACGCGGTGCGCTCTTTCGACTatgaacaaataaaacatatccAGGTTTCCGTCAAAGCTCAAGACGGAGGTTCTCCTCCTCTCAGCTCAAATGTCACATTAAACATTCTCATTGACGACCAGAACGACAACGCTCCTCAGGTTCTCTACCCAGTACAGACTGGTGGTTCTCTGGTGGCTGAAATGGTGCCTCGTTCAGCAGATGTGGGCTATCTTGTCACCAAAGTGGTGGCTGTAGATGTGGACTCTGGACAGAATGCCTGGCTCTCATATAAGCTACAGAAAGCGACAGACAGGGCGCTGTTTGAAGTGGGCTTACAGAATGGAGAAATAAGAACTGTACGTCAAGTCACTGATAAAGATGCTGTGAAACAAAAGCTCACTGTTGTAGTGGAGGACAACGGGCAGCCCTCTCGATCAACTACAGTCAACGTGAACGCGGCGGTAGCGGACAGCTTCCCTGAAGTCCTCTCAGAATACTCTGACTTTACACACGAGAAGGATTACAATGACAACCTGACTTTTTATCTGGTGTTGGCCTTGGCTGTCGTGTCTTTTCTCTTCATCTCGTGTGTGGTAGTTATTATATCGGTTAAGATCTACAGATGGAGACAATATCGCAACTTCAAACACACCAATCTCCCAGTTATTCCGTATTATCCACCCCGGTATGCTGACGGTGGTGGGACAGGGACTCTGCAACACGTGTACAACTATGAGGTGTGCATGACGACTGATTCGAGGAAGAGTGACTGTACATTGTCCAGGCCTTTCAGTCAGAACGTTTTAATAATGGACCCGAGCTCTACTATGACCAGAGACCATGCTTCTGTACAAAACTCTCAGAATAAGATCTTTCTAGGTGACGCGGAATCTCATGAGCAG AACGCCCGAATCTCATACCTACTGGAGGACACGATAGTGGCTGGGTCACCCGTGTCCACCTATATATCAGTCAACACTGAGACCGGTGTGATTTACGCGGTGCGCTCTTTCGActatgaacaaaaaaaacatatccaGGTTTCCGTCAAAGCTCAAGACGGAGGTTCTCCTCCTCTCAGCTCAAATGTCACATTAAACATTCTCATTGACGACCAGAACGACAACGCTCCTCAGGTTCTCTACCCAGTACAGACTGGTGGTTCTCTGGTGGCTGAAATGGTGCCTCGTTCAGCAGATGTGGGCTATCTTGTCACTAAAGTGGTGGCTGTTGATGTGGACTCTGGACAGAATGCCTGGCTCTCATATAAGCTACAGAAAGTGACAGACAGGGCGCTGTTTGAA GATCTGGAGATGGCCGGAGGATAA